In Arthrobacter sp. Soc17.1.1.1, the following are encoded in one genomic region:
- a CDS encoding ParB/RepB/Spo0J family partition protein, whose translation MSVLEQINPATLTIDVNVRAEANLDKAFLSSIKEHGVIQPVVAHRIEDGTVHVLYGQRRTLAAVENNLDTIPVYVVDSLTEAERLAKQIVENDQRRELTDNDRAEAFHQLSLLGVSATQIARKTGARKATVDAALKVRSDDTATAFLAAGMTLDMAAVIEEFAGDTDAIEKLEAAAKQAPQSFDHTAQRIRDDRKREAAGAAAKAEAEAAGLAIIEDSAFTHYDYKGPIADITDLRTKTGERLTVEDANAAYVRWTYSGLATAYVNTDWKAAGFVKPGAPRAGKMTEEEKAERRTVIENNKAWDAAEVVRIEFVKGLLKGKTPPKNALRFIAQAMASHSNTVAKGLNDESDFSAELLTGKTTETRFGGNRELVKIASRPTARHETNVLAMVLAGFEKGTYRQSWRDGGASTKFYLTQLATWGYNLSDVERLITHPAPKVAPEAAPEEAPAPEVTPEDVAEDGASGADTEQADPEDADTADEAEAFEEIRTTEEEMIAEEFATAE comes from the coding sequence ATGTCTGTTCTGGAACAGATCAACCCAGCCACCCTCACCATCGACGTGAACGTGCGCGCCGAAGCGAACCTCGACAAGGCGTTCCTGTCCTCCATCAAGGAGCACGGCGTCATTCAGCCCGTCGTCGCTCACCGCATCGAGGACGGCACCGTGCACGTCCTATACGGGCAGCGGCGCACCCTCGCCGCCGTGGAGAACAACCTCGACACCATCCCGGTGTACGTGGTCGATTCCCTCACCGAAGCCGAGCGGCTCGCCAAGCAGATCGTGGAAAACGACCAGCGCCGCGAACTGACGGACAACGACCGCGCCGAAGCCTTCCACCAGCTGTCCCTGCTCGGTGTGTCAGCGACGCAGATCGCCCGCAAGACCGGGGCGAGGAAGGCCACCGTGGACGCGGCCCTGAAAGTGCGCTCCGACGACACCGCGACCGCGTTCCTCGCCGCAGGGATGACGCTGGACATGGCAGCAGTAATCGAGGAATTCGCCGGAGACACCGACGCAATCGAGAAGCTGGAAGCCGCTGCGAAGCAGGCCCCGCAGAGCTTCGACCACACCGCGCAGCGCATCCGCGACGACCGGAAGCGGGAAGCCGCAGGCGCGGCAGCCAAGGCCGAAGCCGAAGCCGCAGGTCTGGCAATCATCGAGGACTCAGCGTTCACACACTACGACTACAAGGGTCCGATTGCTGACATCACCGACCTGCGCACCAAGACCGGGGAGCGGCTGACAGTCGAGGACGCGAACGCCGCCTACGTCCGGTGGACCTACTCAGGACTCGCGACGGCCTACGTCAACACCGATTGGAAGGCAGCAGGGTTCGTGAAGCCGGGCGCACCCCGGGCCGGGAAGATGACCGAGGAGGAAAAAGCCGAACGCCGAACCGTGATCGAGAACAACAAGGCGTGGGACGCCGCTGAGGTGGTCCGCATCGAATTCGTGAAGGGACTGCTCAAAGGCAAGACACCCCCGAAGAACGCGCTCCGATTCATCGCGCAGGCCATGGCCTCCCACTCCAATACCGTGGCGAAGGGACTGAACGACGAGAGCGATTTCTCCGCCGAACTGCTGACCGGCAAGACGACGGAGACTCGTTTCGGTGGGAACCGGGAACTGGTGAAGATCGCCAGCCGCCCGACCGCCCGGCATGAAACGAACGTCCTTGCCATGGTTCTCGCCGGTTTCGAGAAAGGCACCTACCGCCAGTCATGGCGCGACGGCGGGGCCAGCACGAAGTTCTACCTGACCCAGCTCGCTACATGGGGATATAACCTCAGTGACGTGGAACGCCTGATCACTCACCCCGCCCCCAAGGTTGCACCCGAAGCCGCACCCGAAGAGGCTCCCGCCCCCGAGGTCACGCCTGAGGACGTTGCTGAGGACGGCGCGAGTGGAGCAGACACCGAGCAGGCCGACCCCGAGGATGCCGACACCGCCGACGAAGCGGAAGCCTTCGAGGAAATTCGCACCACGGAAGAGGAAATGATCGCGGAAGAGTTCGCCACCGCCGAGTAG
- the mobF gene encoding MobF family relaxase has product MTVHKLSAGDGYAYYTSEVASADELRAGDRELGDYYTVEGMPPGQWVGHSEQLLGVSGEVSETQMKALFGEGMHPEAASILAAGGMTAQIKLGQKYHQYGAANTEMTRRIDEEVARFRRTNGPAWSGPENAEKVLPTEVMHEIRFRVGGEMFRASHGRNSRSNEELARYVTAQTTPSKQTVAGYDLVFSPAKSVSLLWALGGDEARKAIETAHNEAIAETITFLEKNATYTRRGKNGVRQIDVDGGLVATQFRHYDSRAGDPQLHDHVVIANKVRGDDGKWSSLDGRTLYKMNVAASETYNAKVIEKVCASLGVSTVARTAGGGEPIYEVAGIDLDTIHRASSRRSDIARTIGRLEAEFADKHGYAPSDKQKIALAQQATLETRPEKKSARRLSELVEEWQQDYSSSTNMPVGPDLLEHVRNASTGTPVGALVNDLDVHEHARLVVHELAAKRAVWGRNHVIAQTRRHLKEAFPGQTITDETVENVTREATGTHSLQVTPDTITPKLAEFLRADGTSQFQQADVTLFTSQEVLNAEHRVLAAGQKIVIPAVSAERFDTLLSQHVEAAAANGAPVLSQGQIDLARAFATDEKLLTLGIGPAGAGKTTSLSLAADAVRDSGGKVIGLAPTAAAAAVMSKDIGADATTIDAFLISHRNQQGQQNQQNSMAKDGHDNGGSTFALGAGDVIIVDEAGMVTTPKLAEVVAVAARNGAVVRAIGDDRQLGAIGSGGALRLLNNEVGAVRLEEVHRFHTEGEAEASLALREPATVGADTPFRWYVENQRVTAGTTEAMTQDAFTAWMTDTAAGKTSLMIATDNATVTDLNARAQAARIATGDLTDGAGPITEATPSVVLRDGLRAYPGDTVVTRRNDRTLQLNQGKDFVKNNDVWTVEHVTANPTTDHAAAQPETQDRQRVTLRHTGHRGRITVDADYLNELGQLGYAATVHRAQGATVDTAHAILDERTDRAGAYVAATRGRETNKLYVALGDDNDQTVTRDSVLASITANYDRTLSAHETVRAEAVRTGDVATVAGVYNEVEAAAWTAKTRGIAQDVMGQEAAAAFTSHESWGAVATHLRRAENEGLDASTVLAQAYRERGFAGADDATAVLAFRVENRIDTAQQIRANTGQRQLGALTDDHLDRLAQQAEKHAEGAAAGQLRRTPGEAHMDTEWAARPFALLYTSRLTETRDNVAERLQSLDPTASISAATRKEQWMVKTMTLELERRQDLSPTQTAIERTARGEDPRSAHQVTIAEAIRQERQLREAGIPSTSSRTVTSAGGAGFDRSTISEDLAPSVLLQDARVPVEYRDELDRLRAHLGQRVAVRGAQLAEEQPAWAAALGPVPAKESKAAEWHGIAAETEAYRNRYNIGTRETAMIPKQYQDDPVAQRLVERATALHKHSALTQVPPRSAAQVQQTTDEAAITDRMTANQAAARRAIERLQAERAAASDPLPAPQQREARIVGALQSTDFVPAAVQSAATPEVQPQRSATEEAAIARAIARHRAVAEKSAGTSSSDTSGSGEATGRSTSSQKKESAASQEKGGTAQDAARKKERSQRQTELIQSRKATASERQAREAASGKNDSAAAKHRAEQAKNSGRSL; this is encoded by the coding sequence ATGACCGTCCATAAGCTCAGTGCTGGGGACGGCTACGCCTACTACACTTCTGAGGTCGCCAGCGCCGACGAGCTCCGAGCGGGCGACCGTGAGCTGGGGGACTACTACACCGTTGAGGGCATGCCACCGGGCCAGTGGGTCGGACACTCCGAACAGCTGCTGGGGGTCTCCGGTGAGGTCAGCGAAACTCAAATGAAAGCCCTGTTCGGTGAGGGCATGCACCCTGAAGCCGCGAGCATCCTCGCCGCCGGGGGCATGACCGCGCAGATCAAACTGGGTCAGAAGTACCACCAGTACGGAGCTGCCAATACGGAGATGACCCGCCGGATCGACGAGGAAGTGGCCCGATTCCGGCGCACCAACGGACCCGCGTGGAGCGGCCCGGAGAACGCCGAGAAGGTTCTGCCGACCGAGGTCATGCACGAGATTCGGTTCCGGGTGGGCGGCGAGATGTTCCGGGCGTCACACGGTCGGAACTCCCGCAGCAACGAGGAGCTGGCACGGTATGTGACTGCGCAGACCACCCCCTCGAAACAGACCGTCGCCGGGTATGACCTGGTGTTCTCGCCCGCCAAATCGGTGTCCCTGCTGTGGGCACTCGGTGGCGACGAAGCCCGGAAGGCCATCGAGACCGCACACAACGAAGCGATCGCCGAGACGATCACTTTCCTCGAGAAGAACGCCACCTACACGCGCCGTGGGAAGAACGGGGTCCGTCAGATCGACGTCGACGGCGGGCTGGTCGCCACCCAGTTCCGGCACTACGACTCCCGCGCCGGGGACCCCCAGCTGCACGACCATGTCGTCATCGCCAACAAGGTGCGAGGCGACGACGGGAAGTGGTCCTCCCTCGACGGACGCACCCTCTACAAGATGAACGTCGCCGCGTCAGAAACCTACAACGCGAAGGTCATCGAGAAGGTCTGTGCGTCCCTCGGCGTCAGCACAGTGGCCCGCACAGCCGGTGGCGGAGAACCCATCTACGAGGTCGCCGGCATCGACCTGGACACCATTCACCGGGCATCCTCACGACGGTCAGACATCGCCAGAACCATCGGCAGACTGGAAGCCGAGTTCGCCGACAAGCACGGGTACGCGCCCAGCGACAAGCAGAAGATCGCCCTCGCGCAGCAAGCCACTCTGGAGACAAGGCCGGAGAAGAAGAGTGCCCGCCGTCTGTCGGAGCTGGTCGAGGAATGGCAGCAGGACTACAGCTCGAGCACGAACATGCCGGTCGGACCTGACCTGCTCGAGCACGTCCGCAACGCGAGCACAGGAACGCCCGTAGGTGCACTGGTCAACGACCTCGACGTCCACGAACACGCACGCCTGGTTGTCCACGAGCTGGCCGCGAAGCGTGCCGTCTGGGGACGGAACCACGTCATCGCCCAGACCCGCAGGCACCTCAAAGAAGCCTTCCCCGGACAGACCATCACCGACGAGACCGTGGAGAACGTCACCCGGGAAGCCACCGGGACGCACAGCCTCCAGGTCACCCCGGACACGATTACACCGAAGCTGGCCGAGTTCCTACGCGCCGACGGCACGAGTCAGTTCCAGCAGGCCGACGTCACCCTGTTCACCTCGCAGGAGGTGTTGAACGCCGAGCACCGGGTCCTGGCTGCAGGACAGAAGATCGTCATCCCGGCCGTGTCAGCTGAACGCTTCGACACTCTGTTGTCACAGCACGTCGAGGCCGCCGCCGCCAACGGGGCGCCAGTGTTGTCGCAGGGTCAGATCGACCTCGCACGCGCCTTCGCGACCGACGAGAAGCTGCTGACCCTCGGCATCGGACCCGCCGGCGCGGGCAAGACCACGAGCCTGTCCCTGGCCGCTGACGCCGTCCGTGACAGCGGCGGGAAGGTCATCGGACTCGCACCCACCGCAGCGGCCGCCGCCGTGATGTCCAAGGACATCGGAGCGGACGCGACAACGATCGACGCGTTCCTCATCTCCCACCGAAACCAGCAGGGCCAGCAGAACCAGCAAAACAGTATGGCCAAGGACGGCCACGACAACGGCGGGTCCACCTTCGCTCTCGGTGCCGGAGACGTGATCATCGTCGATGAGGCAGGGATGGTCACCACGCCGAAACTCGCCGAGGTCGTCGCGGTCGCCGCGCGCAACGGTGCCGTGGTGCGTGCAATAGGTGATGACCGGCAGCTCGGAGCCATCGGCTCCGGCGGCGCGCTGCGCCTGCTCAACAACGAGGTCGGAGCAGTCCGCCTCGAGGAGGTCCACCGCTTCCACACCGAAGGCGAAGCGGAGGCTTCCCTGGCCCTCCGGGAACCGGCAACCGTCGGAGCTGACACCCCCTTCCGCTGGTACGTCGAGAACCAGCGTGTCACTGCTGGCACCACCGAAGCCATGACCCAGGATGCTTTCACCGCGTGGATGACCGACACCGCAGCAGGTAAGACGTCGCTGATGATCGCCACCGACAATGCCACCGTCACGGACCTCAACGCCCGCGCCCAAGCCGCCCGCATCGCTACAGGTGACCTCACTGACGGGGCAGGCCCGATCACGGAAGCGACGCCATCCGTGGTCCTCCGCGATGGGCTCCGTGCCTACCCCGGCGACACCGTCGTCACCCGCAGGAACGACCGGACGTTGCAGCTCAACCAGGGCAAGGACTTCGTCAAAAACAACGACGTCTGGACCGTGGAACATGTCACCGCCAACCCCACCACCGACCACGCAGCAGCACAGCCGGAGACACAGGACCGGCAGCGGGTGACCCTCCGTCACACTGGCCACCGGGGACGTATCACTGTCGACGCCGACTACCTGAACGAGCTCGGACAGCTCGGCTACGCCGCGACCGTGCACCGCGCCCAGGGCGCCACCGTGGACACCGCACACGCGATCCTCGACGAGCGGACCGACCGCGCCGGCGCCTACGTCGCCGCCACCCGCGGACGCGAGACGAACAAGCTTTACGTCGCTCTCGGCGACGACAACGACCAGACCGTCACCCGCGACAGCGTCCTCGCGTCGATCACCGCAAACTACGACCGGACCCTGTCCGCCCACGAAACAGTCCGCGCCGAAGCCGTCCGCACCGGTGACGTCGCCACCGTCGCCGGCGTCTACAACGAGGTCGAAGCAGCAGCATGGACCGCGAAGACCCGGGGTATCGCGCAGGACGTCATGGGGCAGGAAGCCGCCGCTGCATTCACCTCGCACGAGTCATGGGGCGCCGTTGCCACGCACCTGCGGCGGGCTGAGAACGAGGGCCTGGACGCGTCTACGGTCCTCGCTCAGGCGTACCGGGAACGAGGGTTCGCAGGCGCCGACGACGCAACCGCCGTCCTCGCTTTCCGCGTGGAGAATCGGATCGACACCGCGCAGCAGATCCGGGCGAACACCGGACAGCGGCAGCTCGGTGCCCTCACCGACGATCACCTCGACCGCCTCGCGCAGCAGGCCGAGAAGCACGCCGAGGGCGCTGCCGCCGGTCAGCTCCGCCGGACACCCGGTGAAGCTCACATGGACACCGAATGGGCTGCCCGGCCGTTCGCGCTCCTGTACACCAGCAGACTCACCGAGACACGCGACAACGTTGCGGAACGGTTGCAGTCCCTCGACCCGACCGCCTCAATCAGTGCCGCGACGAGGAAAGAGCAGTGGATGGTGAAGACCATGACCCTCGAGCTCGAGCGCAGGCAGGATCTCTCCCCGACGCAGACAGCGATCGAACGCACCGCCCGTGGTGAGGATCCCCGCAGCGCCCACCAGGTCACGATCGCCGAGGCAATCCGCCAGGAGCGCCAGCTACGCGAGGCCGGCATCCCCAGCACCAGCAGTCGGACGGTCACCAGTGCCGGCGGCGCAGGGTTCGACCGGTCCACCATCAGCGAGGACCTCGCACCGTCCGTGCTCCTGCAGGACGCACGGGTGCCGGTCGAGTACAGGGATGAACTTGACCGGCTTCGGGCACACCTCGGACAGCGGGTCGCTGTACGCGGCGCGCAACTCGCCGAGGAACAACCGGCGTGGGCGGCCGCACTCGGACCGGTGCCGGCGAAGGAGTCCAAGGCCGCCGAATGGCATGGCATCGCGGCCGAGACCGAGGCGTATCGGAACCGGTACAACATCGGGACTCGCGAGACGGCGATGATCCCGAAGCAGTACCAGGACGACCCTGTCGCGCAGCGGTTGGTCGAGCGTGCCACGGCTCTGCACAAGCACAGCGCCCTCACACAGGTCCCGCCGCGCAGCGCCGCCCAGGTGCAGCAGACAACCGACGAAGCAGCGATCACCGACCGCATGACCGCGAATCAGGCCGCAGCGCGCAGGGCTATCGAACGCCTCCAGGCCGAACGTGCCGCTGCCAGCGACCCGCTGCCGGCACCGCAGCAGCGCGAAGCGCGCATCGTCGGCGCCCTACAGTCCACTGACTTTGTGCCGGCCGCTGTGCAGTCCGCGGCGACACCTGAGGTGCAGCCGCAACGCTCCGCGACGGAAGAGGCCGCGATCGCACGCGCGATCGCACGGCATCGGGCAGTTGCGGAGAAGTCCGCAGGGACGTCGTCCTCCGACACGTCCGGATCCGGCGAGGCAACCGGGCGGTCAACGAGCTCCCAGAAGAAGGAGAGCGCCGCGAGTCAGGAAAAGGGTGGCACCGCACAGGATGCAGCGCGGAAGAAAGAAAGGAGTCAGCGGCAAACCGAGTTGATTCAGAGCAGGAAAGCTACCGCCTCCGAGCGTCAGGCCCGGGAAGCGGCATCAGGCAAGAACGATTCCGCTGCCGCGAAGCATCGAGCTGAGCAGGCAAAAAACAGCGGCCGGTCACTGTAG